The stretch of DNA TTGCGCTCTCTGATGCCGCGCCAGCCGATCGCGTTTAGGTAAAATTTGTCGATAAATTTAAAAAATTTATTCGCCCCTTGCGGCTCGTTTCGGTAGACGTAGTCAAGCGTACTGCCGCTATCGTAGCCGGTATTTTCGCCGATCTTTAGTCCGCCGACCCACGGCGAGAGCGCCTGCATACCAAACCTTTGAAACTTAAACATCAAATTTTTCGGGCTAAATCTCGGCAGCGGCGTAGCTAGCCTATCGGCCTCCTCGCGGCTAAAGCCGTATTCGTCCGCGTGCGTGCAGTCCACCTCGCTAAAAGGCGCGCTAAAGCGCTCGCCGACGAACTCGCGAATGATCTCAAACGCCCTCTCCCGCTCGCTCTCGCCCAGCGTATCGTGATAAAATCCCTCTAAAATCTCGCGCCTTTTTACCCGCGCGCCAAGAGCGTTGTAAAACTCGTGCTGCGGGGCGTGCTCCACGACCCAGTCATCGCCCGAGATCAGCAGTAGCGTAGGCGTCGTGATCGCGGCGGCGTCCGAAACCACGCGCTGCGCCGCCTCGTAAAGCCCAAGCAGTATGCGCACCGAGATCGCGCGAGTGATGAGCGAGTCGGCGTCGTAGCTAGCCTGGCGCTCCTTGTCGTGCGTGAGATAGTGAGCTTTGACGTAGCTATTTACGAAAAAATTTCCATGGGCGCAGTAGAGCGCCTTTAATCCCGCCCTAGCAAACGGTACGTAAAGCTTCACGCTAAACGCCGGACTAGCCAGCACCGCGCAGCGAACGCGCACAGCGTAGTCGTGTAGCCACGCCGAGACCAGCACCGCGCCCACGCTCTGGGCTATCACGGCTAGATTTCGCGTATCAAAGCCAAATCTCTGCTCGATGTGCGCCACAAACTCGTCCACGTCGGCGATGAGGCGGCCGATACTCGGCGCATCGCCCCGCTCGCCCTCGCTCCTGCCGTGTCCGCGCTGATCCCAGGCAAAATAGCTAAAACTCTCATCCGCTAGTCCGTCCGCCACGTGCGTCGTCCTGCCCGAGTGCTCGTGTCCGCGGTGAAATATCGCTACGGCTTTGGCGTTTGGCGCGGCTTTAAATTTGAGATTTTGCTCGGCGTTTTCGCTCGGCGTCTCGCTCAAATTTGACGCGCCGCATTTGCTAGCTTCGCTTAAATTCGAGTCCGAGTTTTCGTCGCCGTTTAGTAAATTTTGCTCGTCCGATTTACCTTCGCCGTTTAAGCCTGGCTCCGCATTTTCATCAGCGCCGCCTGCTTGCTCGATAGTCAAATTTGACGTTTCGTTTGCGGCCTCAGCGCTCAAATTTGACCCGCCAAATTTACCGTCCTCGCTCAAATTTACTTCATTTGCACCCGGGTTTTCGCACGCTACGTCCGCAGCCAGGCGGTATCTGTAAAATATCCTCGCCCCGTCGCTCGTTATAAAATAGCTCTCTTTAAACTCCATTTTTTGCCTTTCTTACTTAAATTTATCGGTTTTTACGCTTATTTTATCCTAAAATGCCCCGTTATCTCGTACTCGTTTAGCACGTCCTCTTCCTGCGCGCCAAGCCCGATATTGTGGATCACGAGCGGGGTTTTGCCGTCCGCAAATTTATCCGAAACTATGCCGATATGCGGCCTGCCGTTATCCAGCCGCCACGTCACGATATCGCCGGCTTTAAACTCGTCCTTTGTCTCGTAGCCCTTGCGTTTTAGATAGGTTGCGATGTTTGGTACGCGGCGATGATCGATATTTTTGTCGGTCTTTTTCGCGCCCCAGTTTTTTGGATAGGCGCTAAAATTTGCGCTCATATCCTCGTGGATGAGCCGCTGCAGATCGATATCCTGTCCGCGCAGTGCTCTAACGACGACGTCGGTGCAAACGCCTTTTATCATATCCACATCGCCCATCGGGTACTCAAGCCTAGAGTACGAAGGATCGTAAAATAGCGTCTGTCCGATCTGTGCTCTAGCATCTTGCACAAGTTTCCCAGCCGAAAATGCAAAGGCTAAATTTGCCGCGAGCGCTAAAAGTAAAATTTTGCTACCGATTTTCATAAAAACCTCACGCGTAAAAGTATCTAACTATGTGAAAAAATATCGGCGCGGCAAAGCACAGCGAGTCCATACGATCAAGCATCCCGCCGTGCCCGCTGATCATGTAGCCCCAGTCCTTGACGCCCAGATCACGCTTGATCGCCGACATAACAAGCCCTCCTAAAAAGCCCATCATACAAACGGCAAGCCCGATGAAAAACGCCCCTACCGCGCCAAAAGGCGTGAGATGATGCAGGCACGCAGCCAGCGCGCTAGCGCTAAGAACCCCGCCCGCAAAGCCGACCACCGTTTTAGACGGGCTGATGCTAGGAGCAATCTTGCGCTTGCCAAAAAGCTTGCCCCAGATATACTGCAGCACGTCGCTAGCCTGCACGACTATGATCAAAAACAGCATCAGCTCCATACTGTTACCGCGCTCAAGATCCAGCAAAAGAAGTGCGGGGATATGCGAGATACAAAACACGCAGATCATCAGCGCCCACTGGATCTTCGTCGAGCGCTCTAAAAAATAGGCCGCATCGCCGCAAATAGCCGCCAAAATCGGCAAAAATAAAAATCCGTAAACCGGGATAAATATCATCGCCATAGCGTACCAGTCGGCATAGATAAAGATATACTGCATGGGCAAAATCACGTAAAAGCACGCCACGAGAGCGATATG from Campylobacter showae CSUNSWCD encodes:
- a CDS encoding bifunctional alpha/beta hydrolase/class I SAM-dependent methyltransferase; this translates as MEFKESYFITSDGARIFYRYRLAADVACENPGANEVNLSEDGKFGGSNLSAEAANETSNLTIEQAGGADENAEPGLNGEGKSDEQNLLNGDENSDSNLSEASKCGASNLSETPSENAEQNLKFKAAPNAKAVAIFHRGHEHSGRTTHVADGLADESFSYFAWDQRGHGRSEGERGDAPSIGRLIADVDEFVAHIEQRFGFDTRNLAVIAQSVGAVLVSAWLHDYAVRVRCAVLASPAFSVKLYVPFARAGLKALYCAHGNFFVNSYVKAHYLTHDKERQASYDADSLITRAISVRILLGLYEAAQRVVSDAAAITTPTLLLISGDDWVVEHAPQHEFYNALGARVKRREILEGFYHDTLGESERERAFEIIREFVGERFSAPFSEVDCTHADEYGFSREEADRLATPLPRFSPKNLMFKFQRFGMQALSPWVGGLKIGENTGYDSGSTLDYVYRNEPQGANKFFKFIDKFYLNAIGWRGIRERKRNIKLAIDQAVAKLQERGEPLRLLDIASGHGRYILDAAQGHKFERITLRDYSDINVKAGSEMIKERGLQDVASFTQANAFEAVSYEGLQGAYTLGVVSGLFELFPDNSVVRTALQGFSSSVKSGGYLIYTNQPWHPQLEMIARALSSHRQGAAWIMRRRSQAEMDQLVEKAGFKKVREWIDGDGIFSVSLAVKI
- a CDS encoding DUF1287 domain-containing protein, which encodes MKIGSKILLLALAANLAFAFSAGKLVQDARAQIGQTLFYDPSYSRLEYPMGDVDMIKGVCTDVVVRALRGQDIDLQRLIHEDMSANFSAYPKNWGAKKTDKNIDHRRVPNIATYLKRKGYETKDEFKAGDIVTWRLDNGRPHIGIVSDKFADGKTPLVIHNIGLGAQEEDVLNEYEITGHFRIK
- a CDS encoding phosphatidate cytidylyltransferase, yielding MNPQNHILNLFLGLIAVLVVSSVVAFILKAKFGAENKTIANLTSRINAWWAMILVIFAFTYLGKNAVIFLFLLVSFAALREFLSLIYIRRGDHIALVACFYVILPMQYIFIYADWYAMAMIFIPVYGFLFLPILAAICGDAAYFLERSTKIQWALMICVFCISHIPALLLLDLERGNSMELMLFLIIVVQASDVLQYIWGKLFGKRKIAPSISPSKTVVGFAGGVLSASALAACLHHLTPFGAVGAFFIGLAVCMMGFLGGLVMSAIKRDLGVKDWGYMISGHGGMLDRMDSLCFAAPIFFHIVRYFYA